From one Shewanella sp. GD04112 genomic stretch:
- the tnpB gene encoding IS66 family insertion sequence element accessory protein TnpB (TnpB, as the term is used for proteins encoded by IS66 family insertion elements, is considered an accessory protein, since TnpC, encoded by a neighboring gene, is a DDE family transposase.): MFIPAANQKIWLCTTPVDMRKSFNGLSALVRNKLCHNPQSGQYFVFINARKTQMKVLYFESSGYCVWAKRLEQGQFPVKPHPSGIQSLTGCTLQMIVDGITVLRQKQAKRYGQSIA, translated from the coding sequence ATGTTTATCCCTGCTGCCAACCAAAAAATCTGGCTGTGCACCACACCCGTGGATATGCGTAAATCCTTTAACGGTTTAAGTGCCCTGGTGCGCAATAAACTTTGCCATAATCCACAAAGCGGCCAGTACTTTGTGTTTATCAATGCCCGCAAAACCCAGATGAAGGTGTTGTACTTCGAAAGCTCAGGCTATTGTGTCTGGGCTAAGCGCCTCGAGCAAGGCCAGTTTCCGGTGAAACCGCATCCGAGTGGGATCCAATCACTCACCGGTTGCACCCTGCAAATGATCGTTGACGGAATTACCGTACTTCGCCAGAAACAAGCGAAGCGCTATGGGCAGTCAATCGCTTGA
- the tnpB gene encoding IS66 family insertion sequence element accessory protein TnpB (TnpB, as the term is used for proteins encoded by IS66 family insertion elements, is considered an accessory protein, since TnpC, encoded by a neighboring gene, is a DDE family transposase.), whose product MIHLTRHSDILIATQPADFRQGIDGLATLCKQRLHCEPRSGTLFVFINRNKTMVRALAYENNGFWLMTKRLSKGKFSGWPTINSAMTSVDAKHLRQLLSGNYHPL is encoded by the coding sequence ATGATCCATTTAACCCGTCATAGCGACATTTTGATTGCTACCCAGCCCGCTGATTTTCGTCAAGGCATTGATGGGTTAGCTACGCTGTGTAAACAACGCCTTCATTGTGAGCCTCGCTCTGGTACCTTGTTTGTTTTTATTAATCGTAACAAAACCATGGTGCGCGCACTCGCTTATGAAAATAACGGTTTTTGGTTGATGACAAAGCGTTTATCTAAGGGCAAGTTCTCTGGCTGGCCAACCATTAATAGTGCCATGACGTCCGTGGACGCCAAACATTTACGGCAATTGCTCAGCGGGAATTACCACCCATTATAA
- a CDS encoding TetR/AcrR family transcriptional regulator, protein MNKKSQLTNSQIIQAALSVAAENGAGKVTLDAVAKVAGVSKGGLIYHFPSKEALISAMVQHLLDETECQRTQQERTESSTLAAVLQTRAHFTRQIAGNTAMAILAAAAEQPALLQPVQQHNKDVMQQIQAEHGNSLQATLLLLASEALIYHDLLNLSPFTAAERSALEQQLVQQARELQV, encoded by the coding sequence TTGAATAAAAAATCTCAACTGACTAACAGTCAAATCATTCAGGCCGCGCTTAGTGTTGCTGCTGAAAATGGCGCCGGTAAAGTGACGCTGGATGCGGTTGCCAAAGTCGCTGGTGTCAGTAAAGGTGGTTTGATTTACCATTTTCCCAGTAAAGAAGCGTTAATCAGCGCCATGGTGCAGCATTTGTTAGATGAGACAGAGTGCCAGCGGACGCAACAAGAGCGCACGGAAAGTTCGACCTTGGCAGCGGTATTGCAAACCCGCGCCCACTTTACCCGGCAGATTGCCGGTAATACCGCGATGGCGATTCTGGCCGCGGCCGCAGAGCAGCCAGCTTTGTTACAGCCGGTGCAGCAACACAATAAGGATGTAATGCAGCAAATTCAGGCTGAACATGGTAATTCACTGCAGGCAACCTTGCTGTTACTGGCCAGTGAAGCCCTGATTTATCACGATTTATTGAATTTATCCCCTTTTACCGCAGCAGAGCGCAGCGCGCTGGAACAACAATTAGTGCAACAGGCACGGGAGCTACAAGTATGA
- a CDS encoding IS66 family transposase: MIEAKENNLALSADDYQLLLDALLTLTTTQNKLADHGITVHKLRKLLGIEKSSEKQSDLCKAQKKTSKKSKKPKTQDEDFTQVKPVIIKHALNEVNKGDSCPECLKGKAYKVEPGSLLRITGQTPFTPEQHIMERLRCNACGAYFTANLPDEVLHDGNSHQKYGYSARALMAIYKYFAGLPFYRQGNIQKLLGVNITASTVFDQVELVCDAIYPVYQHLFELAGDAKHYYLDDTTHRILDAKPVEKKVRNSEKTRLRSGVYTSGVIASLKTGHDIVLFETNIGHAGEFIDRILYKRQVTVAPILMSDALASNQPSTCEVETSLCNSHARRQFVDVINHFPEEVENILTLYGEVWRNEQTTIERELTARERLEYHQQHSLPILEAIKSWGEKHFTNESIEENSGLGKAIRYFLKHYDGLSLFCHHEGVKIDNNRIESMLKIVVRDRKNAMFRKSLLGANIGDVITSMIATGNEAGINVFDYFTRLQRDADDAKKHPEKYLPWNYLDQYQ; the protein is encoded by the coding sequence GTGATTGAAGCCAAAGAAAATAATCTTGCGCTTAGCGCTGATGATTATCAGTTATTGCTTGATGCGTTACTGACATTAACAACAACACAAAACAAGCTAGCTGACCACGGTATCACCGTGCATAAATTACGTAAGTTACTTGGGATTGAAAAATCATCAGAAAAACAAAGCGACCTGTGTAAAGCACAGAAAAAAACCAGCAAGAAAAGTAAAAAACCAAAAACACAGGATGAAGACTTTACACAGGTCAAACCGGTTATCATCAAACATGCGTTAAACGAAGTAAATAAAGGGGATAGCTGCCCAGAATGTTTGAAAGGTAAGGCCTATAAAGTCGAGCCTGGCAGTTTGTTGCGCATTACAGGGCAAACGCCTTTTACCCCAGAGCAACATATTATGGAGCGCTTGCGTTGCAATGCGTGTGGTGCCTATTTCACGGCAAACCTGCCCGATGAAGTATTACATGACGGTAATAGTCATCAAAAATATGGTTACTCTGCGCGTGCGTTAATGGCGATTTATAAATACTTTGCAGGGCTACCTTTTTATCGTCAAGGCAACATCCAAAAGCTATTGGGCGTCAACATCACTGCGTCGACGGTGTTTGACCAAGTAGAGCTTGTCTGTGATGCGATTTATCCTGTTTACCAGCACTTGTTTGAGTTGGCTGGCGATGCTAAGCACTATTACTTAGATGACACCACCCACCGTATTCTTGACGCCAAGCCAGTTGAAAAGAAAGTACGTAATAGCGAGAAAACACGCTTGCGCTCAGGTGTTTATACATCAGGAGTGATTGCCAGCTTAAAAACGGGCCATGATATTGTGTTATTTGAAACCAATATTGGGCACGCAGGTGAGTTTATCGACCGCATACTCTACAAACGACAAGTCACTGTCGCACCGATATTAATGAGTGATGCGCTCGCCAGTAATCAGCCAAGTACTTGCGAGGTTGAAACATCACTTTGTAATAGCCATGCAAGGCGCCAGTTTGTCGATGTCATTAATCATTTCCCCGAAGAGGTTGAAAATATACTCACACTCTATGGTGAAGTTTGGCGCAATGAACAGACAACCATTGAACGTGAACTCACCGCACGCGAGCGACTTGAGTACCATCAGCAACATTCATTACCCATACTTGAAGCGATTAAAAGTTGGGGTGAAAAGCACTTTACTAATGAAAGCATTGAAGAAAATAGCGGTCTAGGCAAAGCTATCCGTTATTTTTTAAAACACTATGACGGGCTGAGTTTATTTTGCCATCACGAAGGGGTAAAAATAGATAATAACCGCATAGAATCGATGTTAAAAATAGTGGTGCGAGATAGAAAAAATGCGATGTTTCGTAAAAGCTTACTCGGTGCGAACATTGGCGATGTTATCACGTCGATGATAGCAACAGGCAATGAAGCAGGCATCAATGTATTTGATTACTTTACGCGACTGCAACGAGATGCGGATGATGCAAAAAAGCATCCTGAAAAATACCTACCTTGGAATTATCTCGACCAATACCAATAA